In Maledivibacter sp., the genomic stretch AGGTATAGGACTAACCTTAACCTTATCCTTTGGTGGAGTTCAGCACGGAAGACTTTATAAAATAGCAAGTAGTATTAATGATAACAGTCCAGAATTAAGATAGAATAATAAAGTTGATTATTTTTACAGGCATATTAATTAATCAATTGCTAATCATAATAAATAGATATATAATTTACTGCTTCACAGATTATATATCTTAGCCCAGATTTAGGGAGGTTAATATTATATGAATAAAATCCGTGAAGGGATAATTCCCACAGTTCTTGGAACGGCTGTAGCCACAACAGGAGCCCTTATGACAAGAAATTCTCGTGGTAAAGGAGATAGGGTTGCATGGGGGATAATGGGATTAGGTTTAGCCCATATAGTATTAGGGACAATAGATATAGTACAGCATAGAAATGAGTAAGGGATATTCTCCCTTACTTTATTTATAATAACCTAGAAATTGTTTAATATTTTAAGGACTGATTAGTAACGCTCTAAAATTTAGAACTTGGAACTTTGAACTTTGAACTTAGAACTAACAAAGTGCCGCAGGCATCTTTGTTATTACTTATAAACTCCCCTATATTTAGAATCCAATAGCTTAGCTATTTTTTTCATGGAATATTCAGTTGATTATTCTGTCCAAATACCTTTATTATCTTCAGTTTTTTCTGGAAGATCAAAGGCT encodes the following:
- a CDS encoding asparagine synthase, whose protein sequence is MNKIREGIIPTVLGTAVATTGALMTRNSRGKGDRVAWGIMGLGLAHIVLGTIDIVQHRNE